In Phaeobacter inhibens DSM 16374, the following proteins share a genomic window:
- the rpsA gene encoding 30S ribosomal protein S1, which yields MAQDTSMEEFEALLNESFEMDTPEEGSVVKGKVIAIEAGQAIIDVGYKMEGRVELKEFANPGEAPEISVGDEVEVYLRAAENARGEAVISREMARREEAWDRLEKAYADDQRVEGAIFGRVKGGFTVDLGGAVAFLPGSQVDVRPVRDAGPLMGLKQPFQILKMDRRRGNIVVSRRAILEESRAEQRAEVIGNLSEGQAVDGVVKNITEYGAFVDLGGVDGLLHVTDMAWRRVNHPSEILSIGETVKVQVIKINKETHRISLGMKQLQEDPWDLVGAKYPLSSVHKGRVTNITDYGAFVELEPGVEGLVHVSEMSWTKKNVHPGKIVSTSQEVDVMVLEIDGAKRRVSLGLKQTMRNPWEVFAETHPEGTQVEGEVKNITEFGLFIGLDGDIDGMVHLSDLSWDERGEDAIQNYRKGDMVSAVVSEVDVEKERISLSIKALGGDKFAEAVGGVKRGSIVTVNVTAIEEGGIEVEYEGMKSFIRRSDLSRDRAEQRPERFSVGDKVDVRVTNVDGKTRRLGLSIKAREIAEEKEAVEQYGSSDSGASLGDILGAALKTGD from the coding sequence ATGGCTCAAGACACATCGATGGAGGAATTCGAAGCCCTCCTGAACGAAAGCTTCGAAATGGACACCCCCGAAGAGGGTTCCGTTGTCAAAGGCAAGGTCATCGCAATCGAAGCGGGCCAGGCCATCATCGACGTCGGCTACAAAATGGAAGGCCGCGTTGAGCTCAAAGAATTCGCAAACCCTGGCGAAGCTCCCGAAATCTCTGTTGGCGATGAAGTAGAAGTCTATCTGCGCGCTGCTGAGAACGCCCGTGGCGAAGCTGTTATCTCCCGCGAGATGGCCCGCCGCGAAGAAGCATGGGATCGCCTGGAAAAAGCATACGCAGACGACCAGCGCGTCGAAGGTGCTATCTTCGGTCGCGTCAAAGGCGGCTTCACCGTCGACCTGGGCGGCGCTGTTGCATTCCTGCCCGGTTCGCAGGTTGACGTCCGCCCCGTGCGCGACGCCGGCCCGCTGATGGGTCTGAAGCAGCCGTTCCAGATCCTGAAGATGGACCGTCGTCGTGGCAACATCGTTGTGTCCCGTCGTGCAATCCTCGAAGAGTCCCGCGCCGAGCAGCGTGCCGAAGTCATCGGCAACCTGTCCGAAGGTCAGGCCGTGGATGGTGTGGTCAAGAACATCACCGAATACGGTGCGTTTGTTGACCTGGGCGGCGTTGACGGCCTGCTGCACGTCACCGACATGGCATGGCGCCGTGTGAACCACCCCTCCGAGATCCTGTCGATCGGCGAAACCGTCAAGGTTCAGGTCATCAAGATCAACAAAGAGACTCACCGTATCTCCCTCGGCATGAAGCAGCTGCAGGAAGACCCGTGGGATCTGGTTGGCGCCAAGTACCCGCTGTCCTCCGTGCACAAAGGTCGTGTCACCAACATCACCGATTACGGTGCATTTGTTGAACTGGAGCCGGGCGTCGAAGGTCTGGTTCACGTCTCCGAGATGTCCTGGACCAAGAAAAACGTCCACCCGGGCAAAATCGTCTCCACTTCGCAGGAAGTCGACGTCATGGTTCTGGAAATCGACGGTGCCAAGCGCCGCGTTTCCCTGGGCCTCAAGCAGACCATGCGTAACCCATGGGAAGTGTTTGCAGAAACACACCCCGAGGGCACTCAGGTCGAAGGCGAAGTCAAGAACATCACCGAATTCGGTCTGTTCATCGGCCTCGACGGCGACATCGACGGCATGGTTCACCTCTCCGACCTGTCCTGGGACGAGCGCGGCGAAGACGCGATCCAGAACTACCGCAAAGGCGACATGGTTTCGGCTGTTGTCTCCGAAGTGGACGTCGAGAAAGAGCGTATTTCTCTGTCGATCAAAGCCCTCGGCGGCGACAAGTTCGCTGAAGCCGTTGGCGGCGTGAAGCGCGGTTCCATCGTGACCGTGAACGTCACCGCCATTGAAGAAGGCGGCATCGAAGTGGAATACGAAGGCATGAAGTCCTTCATCCGCCGCTCCGATCTCTCCCGTGACCGTGCCGAACAGCGCCCTGAGCGTTTCTCGGTTGGTGACAAGGTTGACGTGCGCGTGACCAACGTGGACGGCAAGACCCGCCGTCTGGGTCTGTCGATCAAAGCACGCGAAATCGCGGAAGAAAAAGAAGCCGTTGAACAGTATGGCTCCTCCGATTCCGGCGCGTCTCTGGGCGACATTCTGGGCGCAGCGCTGAAAACAGGCGACTGA
- the cmk gene encoding (d)CMP kinase has translation MSFTVAVDGPAAAGKGTISRAVAAHFGFGHLDTGLLYRAVGARMLAGDKPIDAALALLPDDLERPELRTAQVAQAASKVAVIAEVRAALVDFQRAFARRAGGAVLDGRDIGTVICPRAQAKLFVTASAEVRAQRRLQELMAAGNPTSYAEVLEDVKARDARDTNRLESPLKPASDAVLIDTSALTIDEAVATAIAAIDARH, from the coding sequence ATGAGCTTTACTGTTGCAGTTGACGGCCCGGCTGCCGCAGGCAAGGGCACGATTTCCCGGGCAGTGGCGGCCCATTTCGGGTTTGGCCATCTGGATACGGGCCTGCTCTACCGTGCGGTCGGGGCGCGGATGCTTGCCGGGGATAAGCCGATTGATGCCGCCCTTGCGCTGCTGCCGGATGATCTTGAACGGCCAGAACTGCGCACCGCGCAAGTGGCGCAGGCCGCGTCTAAGGTGGCGGTGATCGCTGAGGTGCGCGCGGCATTGGTCGATTTTCAGCGCGCTTTTGCCCGCCGTGCAGGCGGGGCGGTTCTGGACGGGCGGGATATCGGCACGGTGATCTGCCCGCGCGCGCAGGCCAAGCTCTTCGTGACAGCGAGCGCCGAAGTCCGTGCGCAGCGCCGCTTGCAGGAGTTGATGGCAGCGGGCAATCCCACCAGCTATGCTGAGGTGCTGGAAGATGTGAAGGCGCGGGACGCGCGCGATACCAACCGTTTGGAATCGCCGTTGAAACCTGCGAGCGATGCGGTGCTGATCGATACCAGTGCGCTCACGATTGATGAGGCCGTGGCGACGGCAATCGCGGCGATTGATGCGCGTCACTAG
- the aroA gene encoding 3-phosphoshikimate 1-carboxyvinyltransferase, whose translation MSGHGTPIPMTSHRADPLTGIAEVPGDKSISHRSLILGALAVGETKISGLLEGEDVLDTAKAMQAMGAEVINHGGGNWSVHGVGVGGLAEPEQVIDCGNSGTGVRLIMGVMATSPITVTFTGDASLNKRPMARVTDPLALFGTQSVGRSGGRLPMTSVGAAEPTPVRYTVPVPSAQVKSAVLLAGLNAPGQTVVIEKEATRDHSERMLAGFGAEITVEDTDEGRVITLTGQPELKPQVIAVPRDPSSAAFPVCAALITPGSDVLVPGIGLNPTRAGLFYTLQDMGADLTFENMREEGGEPVADLRARYSPDMKGIDVPPERAASMIDEYPVLSVVASFATGKTMMTGVKELRVKESDRIDAMARGLRANGVMVEEGDDWWAVTGLGPEGVPGGGTCESFLDHRIAMSFMVMGMGAQKPVTVDDGTPIATSFPIFTPLMTTLGARLETTA comes from the coding sequence ATGTCCGGACACGGTACGCCCATCCCGATGACTTCGCACCGCGCGGATCCTCTGACCGGCATTGCCGAGGTTCCGGGCGATAAATCGATCTCTCACCGCTCGCTGATCTTGGGCGCCCTGGCCGTGGGAGAGACCAAGATTTCGGGTCTGCTCGAGGGGGAAGATGTACTGGACACCGCCAAGGCAATGCAGGCAATGGGCGCCGAGGTCATCAATCATGGTGGTGGCAATTGGTCTGTGCATGGTGTCGGCGTCGGTGGTCTGGCTGAGCCGGAGCAGGTGATTGATTGCGGCAACTCCGGCACCGGTGTGCGGCTGATCATGGGGGTCATGGCGACTTCTCCTATCACGGTTACCTTCACGGGGGATGCCAGCCTCAACAAACGACCAATGGCCCGGGTGACCGATCCGCTGGCCCTGTTTGGGACCCAATCTGTTGGTCGGTCCGGTGGGCGTCTGCCAATGACAAGCGTCGGAGCTGCGGAGCCGACACCGGTGCGCTACACAGTTCCGGTGCCCTCCGCGCAGGTGAAATCCGCGGTCCTTCTGGCGGGACTGAATGCTCCGGGGCAGACAGTTGTGATCGAGAAAGAGGCCACCCGAGACCATTCTGAGCGCATGCTCGCGGGGTTCGGCGCCGAGATCACTGTAGAAGATACGGATGAAGGCCGGGTCATCACACTGACTGGGCAGCCTGAACTGAAACCGCAGGTCATTGCGGTGCCACGTGACCCCTCAAGCGCGGCTTTCCCGGTTTGCGCAGCATTGATTACGCCAGGGTCCGATGTGCTGGTACCGGGTATCGGCCTGAACCCGACGCGGGCGGGGCTGTTCTATACCTTGCAGGATATGGGCGCGGATCTCACTTTTGAAAATATGCGGGAAGAGGGCGGTGAGCCGGTTGCGGATCTGCGCGCGCGGTACTCGCCTGATATGAAGGGGATCGACGTCCCACCGGAGCGCGCGGCTTCGATGATTGATGAATATCCGGTGCTTTCGGTTGTGGCTTCCTTTGCGACGGGCAAAACCATGATGACCGGCGTCAAGGAACTGCGGGTGAAGGAAAGTGACCGGATCGACGCGATGGCGCGCGGTTTGCGGGCAAATGGCGTGATGGTTGAAGAGGGTGACGATTGGTGGGCCGTCACCGGTCTGGGACCGGAAGGCGTGCCCGGCGGCGGCACCTGTGAGAGTTTCCTGGATCATCGGATCGCGATGTCTTTCATGGTGATGGGTATGGGGGCCCAGAAACCCGTGACTGTCGATGATGGCACGCCTATTGCCACGTCCTTCCCGATCTTCACCCCGCTGATGACCACGCTGGGGGCGCGGCTAGAGACGACGGCATGA
- the trmB gene encoding tRNA (guanine(46)-N(7))-methyltransferase TrmB, whose translation MSDDSKPDQAPSGDSRPNAVDKHQSGAPWRNFYGRLKGKQLKDSQQRYIDEDLASLSPGAVGWDVNPDRTPLELKEMFGGRDVWLEVGFGGGEHLVHQAKSNPDVGIIGAEPYINGVAMLLGKIRRAGADNIKVHPGDARDLMDVLPEQSISRAFLLYPDPWPKARHHRRRFVTQEHLEPLAKCLKPGAIFRVATDIPDYVRQTMEEVPQAGFEWLAEGPDDWRVAWDDWISTRYEQKALREGRTPHYMTFRRL comes from the coding sequence ATGTCTGATGACAGCAAACCCGACCAGGCGCCCTCCGGCGACAGCCGGCCCAACGCGGTTGATAAACATCAGAGTGGCGCGCCTTGGCGTAACTTCTACGGACGCCTGAAGGGCAAGCAACTTAAAGACAGCCAGCAGCGCTACATTGATGAGGATCTTGCCTCACTCAGCCCCGGCGCGGTGGGGTGGGATGTGAACCCAGATCGCACCCCTTTGGAGCTCAAGGAAATGTTCGGCGGGCGCGACGTCTGGCTAGAGGTTGGTTTTGGCGGTGGCGAACATTTGGTGCATCAGGCCAAATCGAATCCTGATGTCGGCATCATCGGGGCAGAACCCTATATCAACGGGGTTGCAATGCTTCTGGGCAAAATTCGCCGCGCAGGGGCGGATAACATCAAGGTCCATCCCGGCGATGCCCGTGACCTGATGGATGTCTTGCCGGAACAGTCGATTTCCCGTGCGTTTCTGCTCTACCCTGATCCCTGGCCAAAGGCACGCCACCATCGGCGCCGTTTTGTTACGCAGGAACATCTGGAGCCACTCGCAAAATGCCTGAAGCCAGGCGCGATCTTTCGGGTGGCAACGGATATTCCCGACTATGTTCGCCAGACCATGGAAGAGGTGCCGCAGGCCGGGTTCGAGTGGCTGGCAGAAGGACCGGATGACTGGCGTGTGGCATGGGATGACTGGATCTCAACCCGATATGAGCAAAAGGCCCTGCGCGAAGGTCGCACACCTCACTATATGACATTCCGTCGCCTCTGA
- a CDS encoding ATP-dependent Clp protease proteolytic subunit has product MGSRCRFILHLRACRQLALACLLGISLMPHPAEARQTLPTKFKIDGTTLIYDTDNLVSQQVDGTQQAEIGEISDEDIEPFRDILDANPAITRLQLNSGGGSVYAGESIADIVQGHALDTWVVGECISACVDIFLAGNRRQMTLGSKIGFHQRDWAPKAVQSYYRLWRKDENWATPFEFGTWIYRDTQSEVFRHLKYMMQRGVDPAFAIETLKTKPEDVWYPTRLRLMAAGVLRETP; this is encoded by the coding sequence ATGGGTTCTCGCTGCCGGTTCATTCTCCACCTGCGCGCGTGTCGGCAGCTTGCGTTGGCCTGTCTTCTGGGGATCTCGCTGATGCCCCACCCGGCGGAGGCCCGTCAGACGCTTCCCACCAAATTCAAGATTGATGGGACGACGCTGATTTATGATACCGATAATCTGGTTTCACAACAGGTTGATGGCACGCAACAGGCTGAAATCGGTGAGATCAGCGATGAGGATATAGAACCCTTTCGCGATATTCTGGATGCCAACCCCGCCATAACGCGGCTCCAGCTGAACAGCGGTGGAGGCAGTGTCTATGCAGGTGAGTCGATCGCCGATATCGTGCAGGGTCACGCGCTGGATACCTGGGTGGTCGGAGAATGCATCAGCGCCTGTGTCGATATTTTCCTAGCCGGCAATCGACGTCAGATGACTCTCGGTTCGAAGATTGGCTTTCACCAGCGTGATTGGGCACCGAAAGCGGTGCAGAGCTACTATCGTCTGTGGCGCAAGGATGAAAACTGGGCCACACCGTTTGAATTCGGGACCTGGATTTATCGTGACACGCAGTCAGAAGTTTTTCGCCATCTGAAGTATATGATGCAGCGCGGTGTGGATCCGGCCTTTGCGATTGAGACTCTGAAAACCAAACCCGAGGATGTCTGGTACCCGACTCGGCTGCGCCTGATGGCGGCGGGGGTGCTGCGCGAGACCCCCTAG
- the metK gene encoding methionine adenosyltransferase, which translates to MTRTNYTFTSESVSEGHPDKVCDRISDAVLDAFLSEEPEARVAAETFATTNRVVIGGEVGLSDQDKLHDYMGRIDEIARACIKDIGYEQDKFHHETVEITNLLHEQSAHIAQGVDAAVDKEEGAGDQGIMFGFATNETPALMPAPIQYSHAILRRLAEVRKNGAEPALGPDAKSQLSVVYENGKPVRVSSLVLSTQHLDETLTSNDIRAIVEPYFHETLPEGWLTDETIWHVNPTGKFVIGGPDGDAGLTGRKIIVDTYGGAAPHGGGAFSGKDPTKVDRSAAYAARYLAKNVVAAGLADKCTIQLSYAIGVAKPLSIYADTHGTGDVDAAKIEAAIDRIMDLTPRGIRHHLGLNKPIYERTAAYGHFGREPDADGGFSWERTDLVEALAKAI; encoded by the coding sequence ATGACCCGCACGAATTATACTTTCACCTCGGAATCGGTTTCCGAGGGACACCCGGATAAGGTCTGTGACCGTATTTCGGATGCCGTTCTGGACGCCTTTCTGAGCGAAGAGCCCGAAGCCCGCGTAGCGGCCGAAACCTTTGCAACCACGAACCGCGTGGTCATCGGGGGGGAAGTGGGTTTGTCGGACCAAGACAAACTGCACGATTACATGGGCCGTATCGATGAGATCGCCCGCGCCTGCATCAAGGATATCGGCTACGAGCAGGATAAGTTCCATCATGAGACGGTGGAGATCACCAACCTGCTGCACGAGCAATCCGCTCATATTGCACAGGGCGTTGATGCCGCAGTTGATAAAGAAGAAGGCGCAGGGGATCAGGGCATCATGTTTGGTTTCGCGACCAATGAAACGCCCGCGCTGATGCCAGCACCGATCCAGTACAGCCATGCAATCCTGCGTCGTCTCGCCGAGGTGCGCAAAAACGGCGCGGAACCGGCGCTTGGCCCGGATGCGAAGTCGCAGCTTTCGGTGGTCTACGAAAATGGCAAACCGGTGCGTGTCAGCTCGCTGGTGCTGTCGACCCAGCATCTGGATGAGACGCTGACCTCCAACGATATACGTGCCATAGTCGAACCCTATTTCCACGAGACCCTGCCCGAGGGGTGGCTGACCGATGAAACCATCTGGCACGTCAATCCAACCGGTAAATTCGTTATCGGTGGTCCAGACGGGGATGCGGGCCTGACAGGGCGCAAGATCATCGTCGACACCTACGGCGGCGCAGCACCTCATGGTGGCGGCGCATTCTCCGGTAAAGACCCGACCAAAGTTGACCGCTCGGCAGCCTATGCAGCGCGCTATCTTGCCAAGAATGTGGTGGCGGCGGGGCTTGCAGATAAATGCACCATTCAGCTGTCCTATGCGATTGGTGTTGCCAAACCGCTGTCGATCTATGCCGATACCCATGGCACGGGCGACGTGGATGCGGCCAAAATTGAGGCGGCGATTGATCGGATCATGGATCTGACGCCACGCGGTATTCGTCATCACCTTGGGCTGAATAAACCGATCTATGAACGCACGGCGGCCTATGGTCATTTTGGCCGGGAACCGGATGCGGATGGCGGGTTCAGCTGGGAGCGGACTGATTTGGTAGAGGCGCTGGCAAAAGCGATCTGA
- the lnt gene encoding apolipoprotein N-acyltransferase codes for MITKAWSATSLRSAFLSVATAVAAGGLLAFALAPFHVLWLVPLCLGVVGYQLLQVSSIRRGALFGWLLGTAYFSVGMIWIYEPFQVDADRYAWMAPFAVVGLAGGLALFWALAFGVAVRFGQGATRLPLFIALLSLGEFARAYVLTGLPWAAFGQFWIDTPAAQLLPWIGPHGLGFLTLSATVPLGLIRRRPVVALLPVFAVGAIVGLLPKPPVAVLTEHTLRLVQPNAPQDEKWHPDLRWSFVDRQLEYSRAPTADGSAVDLILWPETAIPLMLNYAEDVLDEVVSAAGDTPVMLGIQRRTDGQYHNSAIVLQGSNVPAQIYDKAHLVPFGEYIPAGNLMARFGVHGFASQAGAGYAAGPGPRLLDLPVGKALPLICYEAVFPQDVNAAPGRADLLIQITNDAWFGTYSGPYQHLVQARMRAIEQGLPMARVANTGISAMIDPYGRILDALPLGVAGYLDVALPAPLPRTLYARTGDLPVFLFCIALGGLALRRSTTLARGS; via the coding sequence ATGATCACTAAGGCCTGGTCGGCGACCAGCCTACGGTCCGCGTTCCTATCTGTCGCGACCGCTGTTGCCGCTGGCGGGTTGCTGGCCTTTGCGCTGGCGCCATTCCACGTGCTTTGGTTGGTGCCGCTTTGTCTTGGGGTGGTCGGATATCAGCTGCTTCAGGTATCCTCTATCCGCCGTGGCGCGCTGTTTGGCTGGTTGTTGGGAACGGCATATTTTTCCGTCGGTATGATCTGGATCTATGAACCATTTCAGGTTGATGCAGATCGCTATGCCTGGATGGCGCCTTTTGCCGTTGTAGGTCTTGCGGGCGGGCTGGCGTTGTTTTGGGCGCTGGCGTTTGGTGTTGCGGTTCGGTTTGGGCAAGGGGCTACTAGGCTGCCGCTGTTCATCGCACTGCTCTCGCTTGGGGAATTTGCGCGCGCCTATGTCCTGACCGGTCTGCCTTGGGCCGCCTTCGGGCAGTTCTGGATTGATACGCCTGCTGCCCAACTGCTGCCTTGGATCGGACCGCATGGCCTGGGTTTTCTGACTTTGAGTGCCACGGTCCCACTTGGCTTGATCCGCCGCCGCCCGGTAGTTGCGCTGCTACCGGTCTTTGCAGTGGGGGCCATCGTGGGGCTTCTGCCGAAACCACCTGTCGCCGTCCTGACCGAGCATACGCTGCGCCTTGTACAGCCCAATGCACCTCAGGACGAGAAATGGCACCCGGACCTGCGCTGGTCGTTTGTCGACCGGCAGTTGGAGTATTCGCGTGCTCCTACGGCTGACGGATCTGCGGTGGATCTCATCCTCTGGCCGGAAACGGCTATTCCCCTGATGTTGAACTACGCGGAAGATGTCTTGGATGAGGTTGTATCTGCGGCTGGGGATACGCCGGTCATGTTGGGCATCCAGCGCAGAACTGATGGGCAATACCACAACTCGGCGATTGTCTTGCAGGGCAGCAACGTTCCCGCTCAGATCTATGACAAGGCGCACTTGGTCCCCTTTGGAGAGTATATTCCGGCGGGCAATCTGATGGCGCGCTTCGGTGTGCATGGTTTTGCGTCGCAGGCCGGGGCGGGTTATGCGGCGGGGCCGGGGCCTCGGCTCTTGGATTTGCCGGTGGGAAAGGCGCTGCCGTTGATCTGCTATGAGGCCGTGTTTCCGCAGGATGTGAATGCCGCACCGGGGCGGGCCGACCTGCTGATCCAGATCACCAATGATGCGTGGTTCGGCACCTATTCCGGCCCCTATCAGCATCTGGTTCAGGCACGGATGCGCGCGATTGAGCAGGGCTTGCCCATGGCGCGCGTCGCAAATACCGGGATCTCGGCCATGATTGATCCCTATGGACGGATTTTGGACGCCCTGCCTTTGGGCGTTGCGGGCTATCTGGATGTGGCGCTGCCTGCACCGCTGCCGCGAACCCTTTATGCACGGACCGGAGATCTGCCAGTGTTTCTTTTCTGCATCGCCCTTGGCGGGCTGGCGCTGCGACGCAGCACCACACTTGCGCGCGGGTCATAG
- a CDS encoding hemolysin family protein, with product MDDIDGSSNAAQGALENKGSADNSVAAAQSTGFLGRIFGSFAPAETEEGVTAGPDTRLPNQPHGMINLRRLRVEDVAIPAAEIVAIPVSTPKDELVQIFRESGFTRIPVYEGTLDTPIGFVHLKDFALMHGFNGTEADFGLEGMVRPLLFVPPSMTIGVLLTKMQAERRHMALVIDEYGGVDGLLTIEDLIEQVVGEIEDEHDAGEDQTWFREKQGCYIAQARTPLDEFENEIGRSLTNHEDVDGEEIDSLGGLVFMLSGRVPARGEVIQHPDGPEFEVMDADPRRIKRLRVRLPDCSG from the coding sequence ATGGACGATATCGACGGAAGTTCTAACGCAGCGCAGGGCGCGCTGGAGAACAAGGGCAGCGCGGACAACAGTGTAGCGGCTGCACAATCAACGGGGTTTCTGGGGCGTATTTTCGGTTCCTTTGCTCCGGCAGAAACTGAAGAAGGCGTGACTGCCGGTCCGGACACACGTCTGCCGAACCAACCGCATGGGATGATCAACCTCCGCCGCTTGCGGGTTGAGGATGTGGCCATCCCCGCCGCGGAGATTGTTGCGATCCCGGTTTCTACACCCAAGGACGAACTGGTTCAGATCTTCCGCGAAAGCGGTTTTACCCGGATTCCCGTCTATGAGGGCACGTTGGATACGCCGATCGGCTTTGTCCATCTCAAAGACTTCGCCCTAATGCATGGCTTCAATGGCACCGAAGCAGATTTCGGCCTTGAAGGCATGGTGCGGCCGCTTCTGTTCGTGCCGCCCTCCATGACAATTGGTGTTTTGCTGACCAAGATGCAGGCCGAGCGGCGCCATATGGCGCTGGTGATCGACGAATATGGCGGGGTCGACGGCCTGCTGACCATCGAAGACCTGATTGAGCAGGTTGTTGGCGAGATCGAGGATGAACATGATGCTGGTGAGGATCAGACCTGGTTTCGCGAAAAACAGGGCTGCTACATCGCACAGGCCCGCACCCCGCTGGATGAATTCGAGAATGAAATCGGCCGTTCACTGACCAATCACGAGGATGTCGACGGCGAAGAAATCGATTCCCTTGGCGGGCTGGTCTTTATGCTGTCGGGGCGGGTGCCTGCACGGGGCGAAGTCATTCAGCATCCTGATGGACCTGAATTTGAGGTAATGGACGCCGATCCGCGCCGGATCAAGCGATTGCGGGTACGGCTGCCGGATTGTTCAGGATGA
- the ybeY gene encoding rRNA maturation RNase YbeY has translation MTLDISIEDTRWQDADLTTHAVQAIHAVLGHFGLDADDCELSLLACDDARIMELNTEFRQKAKPTNVLSWPAEDLSSEEAGDEPLLPEADFTGEIPLGDIAIAYETCAREAEDAGKSLADHLRHLIVHGVLHLLGYDHIRDPDATLMERLEVQILGKMGIDDPYTLDDSPNHGRIG, from the coding sequence ATGACCCTCGACATCTCCATAGAGGATACCCGTTGGCAGGACGCCGACCTCACTACACATGCGGTGCAGGCGATCCATGCGGTGCTTGGGCATTTTGGTCTGGATGCCGACGACTGCGAACTGTCTTTGCTGGCCTGCGATGATGCACGGATCATGGAGCTGAACACTGAGTTTCGCCAGAAAGCGAAGCCTACAAACGTGCTCAGTTGGCCTGCGGAGGATCTTTCGTCTGAGGAGGCGGGCGACGAGCCACTGCTGCCTGAGGCGGATTTCACTGGCGAAATTCCGCTTGGTGACATTGCGATTGCCTATGAGACCTGCGCGCGTGAGGCTGAGGATGCCGGCAAATCTCTGGCGGATCACTTGCGCCATTTGATCGTTCACGGAGTGTTGCATCTTTTGGGTTATGATCACATTCGTGACCCTGACGCCACTTTGATGGAACGTCTTGAGGTGCAGATACTTGGCAAAATGGGTATTGATGACCCATATACTTTAGATGACAGCCCCAATCATGGGCGTATCGGATAG
- a CDS encoding PhoH family protein, with protein sequence MAIGTLTPSQEQDASHEALLEFPDNRLLIDLCGEYDRNLATLEQKLGVQIVRRGNQLSVLGEEAARDQAAAVLAALYDRLETGRSVEAGDIDRELRMGQEQVADPGSQLEMFRGGKVEIKTRKKLVEPRTDAQKAYVQSLFEHELAFGIGPAGTGKTYLAVAVGVSMFITGHVDKIILSRPAVEAGEKLGYLPGDMKDKVDPYMQPLYDALNDFLPGKQLAKLLEEKQIEIAPLAFMRGRTLSNAFVVLDEAQNATTMQMKMFLTRLGEGSRMVITGDRSQVDLPRGVASGLADAERLLSSIPKVSFNYFTSRDVVRHPLVAAIIEAYEADEKPA encoded by the coding sequence TTGGCCATTGGCACTTTGACCCCATCGCAGGAGCAGGATGCCTCCCACGAGGCGCTGCTTGAATTTCCCGATAACCGACTGCTGATTGATCTGTGCGGAGAATATGACCGCAATCTTGCGACGCTTGAGCAAAAGCTCGGTGTGCAGATCGTCCGGCGTGGCAACCAGCTTTCGGTGCTGGGCGAAGAAGCCGCGCGCGACCAGGCGGCAGCAGTTCTGGCCGCACTGTATGATCGGTTGGAAACTGGCCGAAGCGTAGAGGCCGGTGACATTGATCGCGAGTTGCGGATGGGGCAGGAGCAGGTCGCCGACCCCGGCAGCCAGCTGGAGATGTTCCGGGGGGGCAAGGTCGAGATCAAGACCCGCAAGAAGCTGGTCGAGCCACGCACCGATGCGCAAAAAGCCTATGTTCAGTCTCTATTCGAACATGAGCTGGCATTTGGCATCGGTCCGGCCGGTACTGGTAAAACCTATCTGGCCGTCGCGGTTGGGGTCAGCATGTTTATCACTGGCCATGTCGACAAGATCATTCTTAGCCGTCCCGCCGTAGAGGCTGGCGAGAAGCTTGGTTATCTGCCCGGCGACATGAAGGACAAAGTCGATCCCTATATGCAGCCGCTCTACGATGCGCTGAACGATTTCCTGCCGGGTAAGCAATTGGCGAAGCTGCTGGAAGAAAAACAGATCGAGATTGCCCCGCTGGCCTTCATGCGCGGTCGCACGCTGTCCAATGCCTTTGTCGTGCTGGACGAGGCGCAGAATGCCACAACGATGCAGATGAAGATGTTTCTGACGCGTCTGGGCGAAGGATCGCGTATGGTGATCACTGGCGACCGCAGCCAGGTCGATCTGCCGCGCGGGGTCGCATCAGGTCTGGCAGATGCCGAACGATTGCTGAGCAGCATTCCCAAGGTGAGCTTCAATTACTTCACGTCGCGCGACGTGGTGCGGCATCCGCTTGTCGCCGCCATCATCGAAGCCTATGAGGCGGATGAGAAACCCGCCTGA